The Phormidium yuhuli AB48 DNA window TGCTCAGGTGATAGCCCCAACGCCGCTTTCATCCAACAGCGATATTGACTACGGGAGGAGACCTCTAACTCCGGACTGCCTCCCTGACGTATCCCGTTGCTAAACACGATTGCAGCCACTGGGGTATGACAAACATAGGTAGCAAGTTGTGCGAGATCTTTGAACGCCTCATTGGGGTGTTCATCAAACGCACAGGACGCTTCAGGCATGGCAACCTCTAATGATGCGTGTGACACGTGGCTTTGAGTTAGCATAACAGTTGCCTCGACTGACAGGGGGAGCAATCAGGGAATGCAGCCGCATCTCATCGCTGTGTCTAAGGCTGTCGTCTCAGGTGATGCGCTCAAAGGCCCTAATTCTCACAGAGGCTTGATGATCAACCGTTGCAACGGATAAGGATGGGGCTCAAATGGAAACTAATCCCCAAATTTGCGGATCGGCTACCGCTGCATTTTCGGAGTCTAGCTGCAATCGCCTTACCCCTACAGTCTACTCGATGTTCTTTAGATTTTGTAAAGATTTTAACGAAATGCAAGGGTTGGATTTTAAAAGCTGATCTTCGGCGATATTTGAAACCCCTTAGGGCCAAAATGAGGGCTGATTTGGGCAAATTATTAAAAAAAATTTAAATTAGGAACTTTTTATCTCAAAATCCGAACCGAAGGCCATATCAAGTTTTGAGAATCTTTTGACCGCAACGGCACAGAAATTGTTAGCATGGACGCATTAACCCTCAGACCTAGCCGATCGCGCTCCCCGTCCCCACTCTGATTGAGGAGATCGGTATCTCTGCTTCCATACCGGCCCGAGATACCCGTCAATCAGGACTTGCGATCGCCAGAATCGGGACGTCCCCCTTGAGAGAATGCCATGCCTGCCAACTCCTTCAACTCGCCCACCATTCTCGCGGTCGATGACAGTCCGGTCATGCAAAAAACCATCCAACGGATTTTAGAACAGCATTACCGCGTCATCCTTGCTGACAATGCCCTTGATGCCCTCAGCACCATCTACCACGAGTCCATTCAGGTCGTCCTGTTAGATGTCTCCATGCCGGACATTGATGGATTAGAAATGTGTCGCACTGTCCGCAGTCTACCCCAGTTTCAGGACTTACCGATCATTATGCTCACTGCCCGAGACAAGGCTTTCGACAAGGTTAAAGGCCATCTGGCCGGAGCCACAGAATATCTCACTAAACCCTTTGATGGGGAACAACTCCTAGCTGTCGTGGGCCAATATACTCATCAGGATCAGCCCCAAGCCTCATCCTCCTCAAACGCCTAAAGCACCATGCTCTACAATGGGGACAAGTCCCTGATTCCCCAGAGTCTGATGAGCAACCTATTTCCCGATCCCTTCAGCGGCGGTCCTAATCCCTTTAAGGAGACCTCCGGTTTAGCTAACGACCCCGTCTATCAGAACTCCGAGGTTCCTGATGGGGAATTTCCCGAAACCCCACTTCAGCGGAGCGACAAAACTGCCTCAATCCTGCGCCGCTACTTTACCATCCTAGTGTTGGGCGGGTTGGTCTTGGGGCTGATTTTTTCCGTTGCCGTGATTCGGGTCATCCAACACTTTGGCCTCGACGAAGTCCCCGTACAAGTCGATTGAGACAAAGTTGGTTAAACTAGACTTAAGCCACCGCTGAGGCCCTCGACTGACCACAGCTTGGGGGGTTAGGAGTTCTCGTCCGGGCGGTTCTCCCTCATACAACTAGACCCATTGGTCCCTACCCTTGACACCATTATGAGAATCTTGCTGTTCGTCCTCATCGTTGTTTACGCAGGTGGAGTCTGGAAATTTTGGCAAGGCTTCCACCGTACCAGCTTTGAACGGGGTATTGGCAATCAAATTGCCCTCTCGTTGATGTGGCCCGTTCTCTACATCGGCAATAAGTCCTACCGTCAGAACTTTACCAAAGCCCTCAAGGGCCGCTAGTCCTCCGCACCTCCTAAACTCCTGTGACCCCAATCCCCCTGAGCGATCGCCTGACCCAACTCGCTAGGCGATACAATCAAGAATATCGTGGTGACCCCTTTGAGGTCCCCGCCGAAGTCGAGTCCTTGGCGATTTTCCGGGATTGGGCCGCCGGGAAACTTCAGCAGCGCGTCGCCTCTCCCTTCTGGGAATTAGCCAAACCCAAGAAAAATCAACGTTGTCTCGACCTCGGCTGCGGGGTCAGTTTCTTGGTGTATCCTTGGGTCACCTGGGAAGCTCTCTTCTATGGGCGCGATATTAGTACAGTGGCCTGTGAAGCCCTCAAATCCCGCGCCCCACAACTTAACTCCAAACTCTTTAAAGGTGTAACCGTCGGTGGCGCTCATTTCCTGGAGGACTATGAGCCCAACCGCTTTGATCTGGCGATCGCCACAGGCTTCAGTTGTTACTTCCCCCTCGACTATTGGCAACGGGTTATCGAAGCCGTGCAAACCGTCCTCAAACCCGGTGGCCAATTTGTCTTTGATGTGATCAACCCAGAAACCCCCCTGGCAGAAGATTGGGCAATTTTAGAAACCTATCTTGGCGCTGAGGTTTTTCTCGAACCCCTCAGTGAATGGGAACGTCTACTCAACGCCAAAGGCCAGAAACTCAGCCGCCGTTCTGGGGAACTGTTTATGCTCTACAAACTCGCCCTCTGAAGGATTCCCCAGATAGATAGCCGGCAACTCCTGAAGAGGGGGGCGCCGGTGATGCCTATTGCCCTCCCTAACTAAACTGAATCCGCAAATAATCCTCCTCCATTTTTGCCCCCGAGGGTTGTAATGCGGCCAACGCTTGGGGCAAAACTAAATTACGACGGTGGTTGCCAATACAAATATTCAACTCATCGCCAGTTTTTGAGAGTTGGATTTTGTCTTTTGTAATCCCCGGCAAATACAATTCTAGACGATAGATCCCTTCCTCCTGAATCACCCGAATTGTATTTTCTTTGTAATAGACCTGACTGGGATCTTCATCTCCGTAAAGGGTGTCCCGCAGGCGTTGCAATGCCTCCATGCCACACATCTCTTCAGAATACAAAGGAACTTCTTTAACCGGCAATGGATGAAAGTTTTCGTGAATTTCCGCTTTATATTGCTGCTGTTGTTCCTTCCAACGGAGGAAAAAGGGGTCCGTGACGTCATCCGGTAAAATTCGGTTAGCAATGACCAAATCCGTAGCCACATTGTAGAGACTCAAATAAGCATGAGCCCGCAGGGATTCTTTAATCACCATCCGCTCGGGATTCATCACGAGGCGGACTGTGGTTTGATTGTTGTCAGTTAAGACCTTTTCGAGCGCCTCAATTTGCTCATAAAACTCGTAGGGCGCATCCATCACCTCTCGATCCGGTAAGGAGAAGCCGGCAATGGGTTTGAACAAGGGTTCAACCAGGGGACGTAGCGCCACAGAAATACCCTGTAACGGCTTGTAAAAGCGTCTCATATACCAGCCCCCCACCTCGGGCAAACTCAGGAGTCTCAGGGCGGTTCCTGTGGGGGCAGAATCGACGATGAGAACGTCATATTCCCCTTCGTCATAGTGGCGCTTCATACGCACTAAGCCGAAAATCTCATCCATCCCGGGGAGGATGGCTAACTCCTCAGCTTGGACTCCCTCCAAGCCTCGGGCCTGTAGCACTTGGGTGATGTACTTCTGAACCGAGCCCCAGTTTTCGGCTAATTCCACTAACGCATCTAACTCAGCCCCCCAGAGATTGTCTTGGATCTGACGCGGTTCATGGCTGAGTTCTTGGTCAAAACTATCGGCGAGAGAGTGGGCTGGATCGGTGCTGAGGACAAGGGTTTTATAGCCTTTCTGAGCGCATTGCAGTCCAGTGGCGGCCGCCACGGAGGTTTTACCTACGCCACCCTTGCCTGTCATGAGGATAATTCGCATCGTCTGGGTCAGTCCTTAATTCTGAGAATTGCTACACATTTGTTTACTTTAGCCGCTTTTGGCAGAGCCTGCGTCGGTCCATTGTCAGAGATGGACATTACAATTTGGGATGCTTGGGGGGGGAGGCTCCGGGAAAATGTTGTCGTAGCACCTGCCAAGGGGAACAATGCCAGTAGTCGAGGTGGCGGCTGATTTTGCCCTCAGGATTGACGGTGAGTTCACTCCAGCCGGGAATGGAGATGCGGGGAAACCAGGGGAGGGGGGTGTTCCACGCCAACGTCCAGTCCGTGAGGATGCGATCGCCCTCCTGGTGGATATCATGCAGCTCCAGATGCACCGCCTTAAACCAAGTGGCGATGAAGTGGATGTTCTGGCGATAGCGATCGCAGCCCCGAAATTCGTTGAGGGGGTCCTTAAAGTAAACATCCTCAGCGTAAATCTCATAGGTTTGCGCCTCGGGAAAGCGTTGATAGTCCTGTCGCAGAATATCTAAAAGAGTCATGAGGGGATTTCGGGAGAACCTGAACGAGAAATTTGACAGCCTGTCATGGAGATCGGACATTTTCCTTTACAATAACAAGTGTGACGCTCTGTCATAGATGATTGAGATTGGCAAATACGATAATGTCCAAACGTTTAATTCAAGCTTTCTTCGCCGTCGTACTCGTGCTGAGCAGCTTCGCCCTGTCTATTGCCCCCGCTGCCGCAGCAGATGTCACCATTAAAATGGGTGCTGATAACGGGATGTTGGCCTTCGAGCCTCAAACCGTACAAGTCAGCCCTGGGGATACGGTGCATTGGGTGATCAACAAACTCCCTCCCCACAACGTCGTCTTTGACGAAGCCAACTCCGCTGATGCTGGCGTTGCCAAACAACTCTCCAACAGCAAATTGGCCTACTCTGCCGGCGATGGCTACGATGTGACCATCCCCAGTGATGCCACTCCCGGAACCTACAGCTACTTCTGTACCCCTCACCGTGGTGCAGGTATGATGGGCAAGCTGGTCATCAACTAATCCTTAGCTCTGGACTCCTCTGGGCCGAGACCCAGGGAAGAGTCCCCAATCAGCCCTCAATCTCAGGATTGGGGGTTTTTGCTGTCTGTTGAGCCTCTCGCCGTTCTCGCAGGCGTAAGACGACTGTTTCTTGCAATTCCCGAGTTACCGGATAGTAGTACATCAAGAGCAAGCCAATGAGCAGGAAGGCTGCGGGTAGGGGGCCCACCACCACGCGAATGGCAAATAAGGCTGACTCCGGTTGTGGGGGGATGGGTTCCCCAGGGGAAGGTTCTACAAAACCCGATAGTTCCAGGATAATCCCCGCGACCCAAATTCCTAACGCCAAACCCGTTTTTTGCAGAAACACCATCAGGGCGTAAAAGGTTCCCTGACGTTGTTCGCCAGTGTTCAGCTCATCCAAGTCGGTGACATCCGTTAAGATAGACCAGGGAATGAGATACGCCGTAGATACCCCCAGGCCTGCCATGAAGCAGAGGATATACAGCAAGTCGACGCGATCGCTCGGCAAGAAAAATAAGAGGATCTGGGCAACAATCCAGCCAATCATCCCCGCAAAATAGGTGCGTTTACGTCCATAGCGATAACTCACCCAACTCCACAGGCTTAACGCCAACATCGCTGTTCCCTGCACCACCAGGGCCACCGGAAAGTAAGAGTCCATCCCCATATAGCTGACGGCATAGTAGGGAATAATCGCTGCCGTCAGCTGAAATGAGAGCCAGGAACAGAGGTAAATCCCGATGACATACCAAAATGGACGACTCTGAAGCACATCCTTAAACTGTTCCCAAATCGAACCCGAGGGAGTGATATCCTCCTCTGAACCGGGTAGAATCGTCTTCTGACGTGGGTTAAAGGCTGTGGGATCCGTTGTTCCCCAGACACACCAGTAAATTGGCAAGACGGCGAGAACAGCGCAAGTTGCCCCCAAACTCAAATATTGAGCGATACTATCGTCAGGAAACTGCATGGCAAAAAATTGCCCCAGAGCTAAAGCCAGAATACTGCCTCCAATGGAAAACATGAAGCGATAACCGGTAAGACTCGTCCGTTCGTCATAGTCCTTACTCAGTTCCGGGGTAAGGGCCGTATAGGGCAGCGTAACCGCCGAAGAGACGGCGTTAAAGATAATACTGATGACGGTGTAATAGATGAAGCGGCCCCATTGATTGATGCCAGGGTCCTCGCTGAAGCTCGGGACAATCCAATAGAGGAAGAAAAAGACCCCAAAGGGAATCGAGGCCATCAACATCCAGGAATGTCGCCGTCCCCAACGCGATCGGGTGCGATCGCTCAGATAGCCAATAATGGGATCATTAACAGCATCCCAAATTTTGCCAATGAGCAAGACGGTTCCCGCTAACGCTGGGCGCAGGTTGGCCACATTGGTCAGAAAAATCAGGAAGGAAAAGGCCAGCAAGGTCGCCGTAATCCCGGCCCCGGAGTCTCCGGCACCGTAGGCTAGTTTGGTTTTAAAACTTAAGGGTTTGTGATGGCCCTGGGGTTGGGGCTGGATAGACTCATCATGCATTGTGTCGAGAAGGGGCGTCATGTATGGCACTGACCATTCTAGGCGATCGCTTCTCCAGAGCGAGTCGATCGGGGGTCGCTCTTCCCGATTGTCCTAATCCAGACCCATAATGAAGTCATCAACGTCACATCCGATGAACTCATGCCACCCTTGCCCGGATCACTGTGCCAGAGTTTCCGCCACGTTCTTGTCACGGGGCTAACCCTCCTGATGGTTCTAAGTGGGGTGCTCGCCCTTCCTGTGGCGCCCACTGCTGCCGTGACCCCCACTGTAAACGATGGCAATAGCCTACAAGTGGTTACCCGCCTCCTTCCCCCCTTAGTGATGGAAGAGAATCGCCAGTATCAGGGCTTTGTGATTGACCTCTGGCGAGAAATCACTCGTCGGCTGAACTGGTCTTATGAGATCGAGGTAGCTGGAAATGTCAATGATCTTCTCGATGCAGTTGAGTTGGGCCAAGCCGATTTAGGGATTGGTGGAATTAGCATCACTGCTGAACGAGAGGACCGCCTGGATTTCTCTCAACCGATTTTGGAGGCGGGCTTACAAATTCTCGTTTCTCAACAGTACATTAGTCTTTGGGGCCAACTGCAACGGATCACCCTAGGGATTATCTTGTCTCGGGCCTTTTATGCCGGGATTGGTGTGTTTGTCATGATTCTGTTGCTGGTGGCTCATCTGGTTTGGTTACTGGAACATCGCCATAACCCGGACTTTCCACCACGCTATAGGGTAGGGATTTGGGAGGCCTTTTGGTGGGCGGCGGTTACCGTAACCACCGTTGGCTATGGGGACAAAACCCCAAAACGCCCTTTGGGGAAACTCGTTGCCCTGTTATGGATGTGTGCTGGCTATTTTGTCTTTGGCTATTTTATTGCTAGCATGACGACCATTTTTACGGTGGATGGGTTACAAAGTGCAATTCGTTCCCTGGATGACCTTCGCGGACGACCGGTGGCCACCGTCCAAGCCACCACCGCTGCTGAGTTTTTGGCCAACACCCGTACCATTCCCATGGAATATGGCAATCCTGAGCAAATGTACGAGGCGTTACGGCGAGGAGATGTGGCGGCAATTGTCTATGACGCCCCTGTTTTACAGCATTATGCCAATCATGAAGGCAAGGGGGACGTGAAACTGGTGGGGTCTGTCTTTCAGCGACAATTCTACGGCTTTGCCTTGCCCCCAGAGAGTCCCTACCGCACTCCCGTCAATGTGACACTCCTGGAAACCATAGA harbors:
- a CDS encoding response regulator, whose amino-acid sequence is MPANSFNSPTILAVDDSPVMQKTIQRILEQHYRVILADNALDALSTIYHESIQVVLLDVSMPDIDGLEMCRTVRSLPQFQDLPIIMLTARDKAFDKVKGHLAGATEYLTKPFDGEQLLAVVGQYTHQDQPQASSSSNA
- a CDS encoding class I SAM-dependent methyltransferase, with translation MTPIPLSDRLTQLARRYNQEYRGDPFEVPAEVESLAIFRDWAAGKLQQRVASPFWELAKPKKNQRCLDLGCGVSFLVYPWVTWEALFYGRDISTVACEALKSRAPQLNSKLFKGVTVGGAHFLEDYEPNRFDLAIATGFSCYFPLDYWQRVIEAVQTVLKPGGQFVFDVINPETPLAEDWAILETYLGAEVFLEPLSEWERLLNAKGQKLSRRSGELFMLYKLAL
- a CDS encoding TRC40/GET3/ArsA family transport-energizing ATPase yields the protein MRIILMTGKGGVGKTSVAAATGLQCAQKGYKTLVLSTDPAHSLADSFDQELSHEPRQIQDNLWGAELDALVELAENWGSVQKYITQVLQARGLEGVQAEELAILPGMDEIFGLVRMKRHYDEGEYDVLIVDSAPTGTALRLLSLPEVGGWYMRRFYKPLQGISVALRPLVEPLFKPIAGFSLPDREVMDAPYEFYEQIEALEKVLTDNNQTTVRLVMNPERMVIKESLRAHAYLSLYNVATDLVIANRILPDDVTDPFFLRWKEQQQQYKAEIHENFHPLPVKEVPLYSEEMCGMEALQRLRDTLYGDEDPSQVYYKENTIRVIQEEGIYRLELYLPGITKDKIQLSKTGDELNICIGNHRRNLVLPQALAALQPSGAKMEEDYLRIQFS
- a CDS encoding DUF2358 domain-containing protein gives rise to the protein MTLLDILRQDYQRFPEAQTYEIYAEDVYFKDPLNEFRGCDRYRQNIHFIATWFKAVHLELHDIHQEGDRILTDWTLAWNTPLPWFPRISIPGWSELTVNPEGKISRHLDYWHCSPWQVLRQHFPGASPPKHPKL
- the petE gene encoding plastocyanin, with the protein product MSKRLIQAFFAVVLVLSSFALSIAPAAAADVTIKMGADNGMLAFEPQTVQVSPGDTVHWVINKLPPHNVVFDEANSADAGVAKQLSNSKLAYSAGDGYDVTIPSDATPGTYSYFCTPHRGAGMMGKLVIN
- a CDS encoding MFS transporter, whose amino-acid sequence is MHDESIQPQPQGHHKPLSFKTKLAYGAGDSGAGITATLLAFSFLIFLTNVANLRPALAGTVLLIGKIWDAVNDPIIGYLSDRTRSRWGRRHSWMLMASIPFGVFFFLYWIVPSFSEDPGINQWGRFIYYTVISIIFNAVSSAVTLPYTALTPELSKDYDERTSLTGYRFMFSIGGSILALALGQFFAMQFPDDSIAQYLSLGATCAVLAVLPIYWCVWGTTDPTAFNPRQKTILPGSEEDITPSGSIWEQFKDVLQSRPFWYVIGIYLCSWLSFQLTAAIIPYYAVSYMGMDSYFPVALVVQGTAMLALSLWSWVSYRYGRKRTYFAGMIGWIVAQILLFFLPSDRVDLLYILCFMAGLGVSTAYLIPWSILTDVTDLDELNTGEQRQGTFYALMVFLQKTGLALGIWVAGIILELSGFVEPSPGEPIPPQPESALFAIRVVVGPLPAAFLLIGLLLMYYYPVTRELQETVVLRLRERREAQQTAKTPNPEIEG
- a CDS encoding transporter substrate-binding domain-containing protein, translated to MTPTVNDGNSLQVVTRLLPPLVMEENRQYQGFVIDLWREITRRLNWSYEIEVAGNVNDLLDAVELGQADLGIGGISITAEREDRLDFSQPILEAGLQILVSQQYISLWGQLQRITLGIILSRAFYAGIGVFVMILLLVAHLVWLLEHRHNPDFPPRYRVGIWEAFWWAAVTVTTVGYGDKTPKRPLGKLVALLWMCAGYFVFGYFIASMTTIFTVDGLQSAIRSLDDLRGRPVATVQATTAAEFLANTRTIPMEYGNPEQMYEALRRGDVAAIVYDAPVLQHYANHEGKGDVKLVGSVFQRQFYGFALPPESPYRTPVNVTLLETIEDGTYERLREFWFGEED